The genomic DNA GCCCCCGTCGACGGTGTTCCTGCTGTGCGCACCGTCGGTGGATCCGGAGGACATCGCGATCACGCTGCGGTCGCGCTGTCGGCATGTGGCGTTGGTGACGCCCACCACGGACGCCATCGCCCAGGTGTTGATGGATTCCGATGGGCTGCCTGCCGAGCAGGCGGCCTGGGCGGCCTCGGTCAGCGGCGGTCACGTGGGCCGAGCCCGGCGCCTGGCCACCGATTCCGATGCCCGGGACCGGCGCAAACGTGCGCTGGGGATGGCGCGTGATGCGGCCACCCCAACGCGCACCTACGCCGCCGCCGAGGAGCTGGTGGCCGCCGCCGAGGCGGAGGCCAAGGCGCTGACAGAAGGCCGCAACGAGGTCGAGACCGAGGAACTGCGCACCGCGCTGGGTGCGGGCGGCACCGGCAAGGGTGCGGCGGGGGCCATGCGGGGTGCCGCCGGGGCCATCAAGGATCTGGAGAAGCGGCAGAAGTCCCGGCAGACCCGGGCCTCGCGGGACGCGCTGGACCGGGCGCTGATCGACCTGGCCACCTACTTCCGCGACGCGCTGCTGGTGGCCTCCGGTGTACAGGGGGTGGCGCCGCATCACCCCGACATGAGCGACCAGGTGTCAGCGATGGCAGCGCACGCTGCGCCGGATCGATTGCTGCGGTGCATCGAGGCCGTGCTGGAGTGCCGCGAGGCGCTGGCGGTGAACGTGAAGCCGAAGTTCGCCGTCGACGCGATGGTGGCGACGGTGGGACAGGCGCTGCGCCGCCAGTAGTGGTTTGGTGCGCCGCACGCGCTCCCGTAGACTCATCCCGCCCGGTTCGCCGGGCGCGCCACCCTAGCTCAGTCGGTAGAGCAATTCACTCGTAATGAATAGGTCAGGGGTTCGATTCCCCTGGGTGGCTCTCTGTATCACCTGATGTGCGCAGCTCGAACAACAGTGTCTCAGTGACGATGGCGGTTCGCAGCGCAGAGTGCCCTGTGCTCGCACAGACACCGGAGCCATGCCATTCGTCGACGATTGTCTGCACCAAGGGTTCGTGGACGTGACGGGGGTCTGTCTCGGTGATCAATTCGCGGATGTCACCACGGACGAGCTCTATCGGTTCCGGCGCCGAGATGGACAGGGAGATGGAGCCGAGTGTGCCGACGATCGAGGTCCGATCGAGATTCAGACCTGTATCGAATGCCCAAGTGCCGCTGCCGATCACACCATCGCCACATCGGTACGTCGCCACGACGGTGTGCTCCGCCTTCGGAGTCTGCCCAGCGGCGTGACCCCGCACGTCTCGTAGCGGACCGAATTGATGGTCCAACCAGTCGAGGGTGTGACACGCAGCGTCGAAGAACCAGCTTCCTCCGGAGAGCTCGGCGCGGTTCTGCCAGGCGTCAGGACGCGGAGTTTGGTACCGGACGCTGTTGACGGCGCGCACGTCGCCGATCGCACCGTCAGCGATCAGATGCTGCACTCGTCGGAAGCGGGGTAACTCACGGCGGTAGTACGCGACCCACAGTGGCACGCCCACCGCCGTGCATGCGGCGATCATGGCCTGACATTCCTCGACGTTGGTGGCCATAGGCTTCTCGACGTAGACAGCCTTGCCCGCGGCGGCGGCGCGGAGGGTGTACTCGGCGTGGGTGTTGGGGTGTGTCGCGATGTAGACGGCGTCGATATCAGTGGCTTCGAGAACGTCATCGGCGTCGGAGTGCCAGCGGGGGACATCGTGACGCCGGGCGTAGTCTTCGGCCAGTGCCGAGGTTCGGCGCATCACGGCGACGAGTTCTGATCGGGGTATCCGCCGGAAGGCCGGTCCGCTCTTGACCTCGGTGACGTCGCCGCAGCCGATGATGCCCCAACGCATCGACGGCGAATCTGAGCGTCTCCGCGAAGTTGTCACGATCAGGCGCCGTAGTTTCGAGCGGCCTTGTAGCCCTCGAGGGTGAATTCCTCACTCTCGATGTACTCGATGTCCGAGGATTCCCGACTGCGGATGGTGTCGACGGCATCAGACAGTTGGGGCAGGATCTGCCACGGGATCACCACGACACCGTTGCAGTCTCCATGCAGAAGGTCGCCGGTCTGGATGGGCTGACCACCGACGACGACAGGGACGCCCACAGATGCGATCTCGAAGTTGGCGTGCGAGACCACCGGGTATGGCATGAAAAAGTGAAAACCCAGTGCGCGGACCTCGTCGAGATCACGCAGCCCGCCGTCGGTGATCATGCCTACCGCACCGAGCCGTCGTGCCATTCGGACCATGATCTCGCCGGCATAGGCGACGCGATCTGGGCTGCCGCTCTCATCGGCGATGACGACGACGACTGGGCCTTCAGCAGATTCGAGTGCCTCCCACAGTTTCCAGAAGCCGTTGCCGTCGGCCGGCCGGTCTACAGGACTGCGCATCGTGACGGTCAGTGCACGACCGACCATGACGCCGAGGTCGGGGAACGCCGCTCGGATGGGCCCGGCGAGATACCCCTCGTGGCGGGGCCGGACGCGGAATTGCTCGATCGCGTTGGCGATGGTCGGGCTGTCGGTGCTCTGCAGAAATGCCAGTTGGCCATCGGTGAGTCTGTGTGGCGAGTTCACACGCGCGCTGCCGCCTCTCCGTATCGTATCGTTTCCAAAGACTACAACGTCGAGCGCCGTGCTTGTACCGAACTGGGAAAGGCGGGGCGCGCAACCAGAGTGATGAGGGCCGGGCTGAAGGACGCCGCCACGGGTGAAGTGACCCCGTGATAGTGGTGAACCCCCTTGCCACATAGCAATTATCGCTGGTTGAATGTGTCGGTCCGGCAAAGTGGAAGTGAGAAAGAAGACATGTCAGCACCCAATCTCCGCGGGTTGACCCCCGCCATCGTCACCCCCTTCGACGACCAGGGGGATGTCGATCTCGACAGCTTGGTTTCCTACGTGTCGTGGTTGAAATCGATTCCAGGAGTGGTGGCGGTGGTGCTCAACTCGCACGCGGGGGAGGGAAGTGCACTGACATCTGACGAGCGGGCCCTCATCGTGCGGACCGTCAAGTCGGAGTTCCCCGACCTGCACGTCGTCGCCGGCATCATCGGTGACGGCACAAGGCTGGCCGCCGGAGAAGCCGAGCGGGCAGCGGCTGCCGGAGCCGATTCCGCACTGATCTTCCCGCCTCCTTCGGCGAACCGCTTCGGTTTCCAGGACGGGTCGGTGCAGGATCGTTTCAAAGCGGTGTGGTCGGCCTCGAGCCTGCCCATGATCGCGTTCCAGTTCCCGAACATCACCAAGGCCACGTTCAACCTCCCGTTGCTTCTCGAGCTCTGCGCGCTCGACGGTGTGTTCGCGCTCAAAGACGGTGGGCGCGACATGATCAGGTGGGATGTCGAGGTGCCGGTCATCCGGGCGAACTTCCCGGAACTGCAGATCCTCACCTGCCAGGACGAATTCCTGCTACACACGATGTGGGAGTCCGACGGTGCGCTGGTGGGATTCGGGGCCTTGATCCCGGAGTTGCTCGTCGAGGAGCTGACACTGGCGAAAGCGCATGACTACACCGGCGCCAAGGCCGTACACGACAAGATCCTGCCCATCACCAAGGCGGTCTACCACCGGGCCTCGCACATCGAGTCCACGCCCGCAATGAAGCTCGGCCTGGTGGACCGCGGCATCCTGCGATCGGCGAACGTCCGTTCCCCGATCATGCCGCTGGAAGACGTTGCACGCGAGAGCATTCGACGGGCCATGATTGCGGCCGACATCGAGCTCCCGGTAGTTGTCTGACGGCCCAGCGACCGGCATCTACCGAACCCACACGTACGGGCCGGGCATTCCAGCGCCGCAAGCGTGGTGAGGCCCTCGGCGCCGCCCCCCGGGTCCGGCGGGCCGCGCCGTCCGGTGGATGTGGCTTTCGGCACTCTGTTGGCAGCCAATCTGATTGCGGTGCCGGCGTCGCTGGTGGCGCCGGTGCTGGACTCTGTCGCCGGCGCGATGACGTTGGCCGCTGCTGCGGTGGGGTTGCTCAAGGTCCGCCCGATGCAGCGCCTCCTCGGGTGGGCACTCATCGGGTGCGGGGGCGCCGCCCTGGCCGCGGCCGGTGTCCTGGGTGCGCGTCCGGCGTGGACAGATCTGCTCGCGTTGAACCAGACGCTGCTCGGCATGCTCGCCGCAGTCACCTTCGTCAGGTTGATCACGCGGAACGGCCCCGAAGCGGCAAGCCGGCTGACCGGTGTCGGGGCCGTCTGGCGCACCGCCGCGATTGT from Mycolicibacterium tokaiense includes the following:
- a CDS encoding DNA polymerase III subunit delta', yielding MSGVFTRLVGQHAVEAELVAAATAARSGATHSGLTTGSMTHAWLITGPPGSGRSIAALCFAAALQCTSDGVPGCGQCRSCTTTMAGTHGDVRRIIPEGLSISVSEMRSIVQIASRRPSTGRWQIVVVEDADRLTEGAANALLKVVEEPPPSTVFLLCAPSVDPEDIAITLRSRCRHVALVTPTTDAIAQVLMDSDGLPAEQAAWAASVSGGHVGRARRLATDSDARDRRKRALGMARDAATPTRTYAAAEELVAAAEAEAKALTEGRNEVETEELRTALGAGGTGKGAAGAMRGAAGAIKDLEKRQKSRQTRASRDALDRALIDLATYFRDALLVASGVQGVAPHHPDMSDQVSAMAAHAAPDRLLRCIEAVLECREALAVNVKPKFAVDAMVATVGQALRRQ
- a CDS encoding RraA family protein encodes the protein MNSPHRLTDGQLAFLQSTDSPTIANAIEQFRVRPRHEGYLAGPIRAAFPDLGVMVGRALTVTMRSPVDRPADGNGFWKLWEALESAEGPVVVVIADESGSPDRVAYAGEIMVRMARRLGAVGMITDGGLRDLDEVRALGFHFFMPYPVVSHANFEIASVGVPVVVGGQPIQTGDLLHGDCNGVVVIPWQILPQLSDAVDTIRSRESSDIEYIESEEFTLEGYKAARNYGA
- a CDS encoding dihydrodipicolinate synthase family protein encodes the protein MSAPNLRGLTPAIVTPFDDQGDVDLDSLVSYVSWLKSIPGVVAVVLNSHAGEGSALTSDERALIVRTVKSEFPDLHVVAGIIGDGTRLAAGEAERAAAAGADSALIFPPPSANRFGFQDGSVQDRFKAVWSASSLPMIAFQFPNITKATFNLPLLLELCALDGVFALKDGGRDMIRWDVEVPVIRANFPELQILTCQDEFLLHTMWESDGALVGFGALIPELLVEELTLAKAHDYTGAKAVHDKILPITKAVYHRASHIESTPAMKLGLVDRGILRSANVRSPIMPLEDVARESIRRAMIAADIELPVVV
- a CDS encoding Gfo/Idh/MocA family protein translates to MRWGIIGCGDVTEVKSGPAFRRIPRSELVAVMRRTSALAEDYARRHDVPRWHSDADDVLEATDIDAVYIATHPNTHAEYTLRAAAAGKAVYVEKPMATNVEECQAMIAACTAVGVPLWVAYYRRELPRFRRVQHLIADGAIGDVRAVNSVRYQTPRPDAWQNRAELSGGSWFFDAACHTLDWLDHQFGPLRDVRGHAAGQTPKAEHTVVATYRCGDGVIGSGTWAFDTGLNLDRTSIVGTLGSISLSISAPEPIELVRGDIRELITETDPRHVHEPLVQTIVDEWHGSGVCASTGHSALRTAIVTETLLFELRTSGDTESHPGESNP